A genomic stretch from Sinorhizobium terangae includes:
- a CDS encoding COX15/CtaA family protein: protein MAQVELAEQMLLKEIDRTERNRRQIRGWLAAVLFALFALVLVGGATRLTESGLSITEWKPIHGVIPPLSAEEWEEEFRLYQRIPQYEQLNKGMTVEEFKTIFWWEWAHRLLARTIGVIFALPLFFFWVTGRIERRLRWPLVGILALGGFQGFIGWWMVSSGLAERTEVSQYRLATHLVIACLIFAACMWILRGLCPHSGDAAPTKRSRSMAAILAAMSLFQIYLGALVAGLDAGFTYNTWPLMDGAIIPGGLFVQQPAWINLFENPKTVQFFHRAGAYLLFALALAHMLASLRAAPETTHARRSVVLFGLVTIQAMIGITTLVLEVPIGWGVLHQAGALVVLGFAIAHWRGFVGEYPKSTAIEFRD from the coding sequence GTCGAGTTGGCAGAACAGATGCTCCTGAAGGAGATCGACAGGACAGAGCGCAACCGCCGGCAAATCCGCGGCTGGCTCGCAGCCGTTCTCTTCGCTCTGTTCGCCTTGGTACTCGTCGGTGGTGCAACGCGATTGACTGAATCCGGTCTTTCGATCACGGAGTGGAAGCCAATTCATGGCGTGATACCGCCGCTTTCCGCCGAAGAATGGGAAGAGGAGTTCCGGCTCTATCAGCGCATTCCCCAATACGAACAGCTCAACAAGGGCATGACCGTCGAGGAGTTCAAGACGATCTTCTGGTGGGAATGGGCGCATCGGCTGCTGGCGCGTACTATCGGCGTTATCTTCGCCCTGCCGCTTTTCTTCTTCTGGGTAACGGGTCGGATCGAGCGACGCTTGAGGTGGCCGCTTGTCGGCATTCTGGCGCTCGGCGGTTTCCAGGGCTTCATCGGCTGGTGGATGGTTTCCTCCGGCCTCGCCGAACGCACGGAAGTCAGCCAGTACCGGCTTGCCACGCACCTCGTCATCGCCTGCCTGATCTTCGCTGCCTGCATGTGGATCCTGCGCGGTCTTTGCCCGCATTCGGGCGACGCCGCGCCGACGAAAAGGTCGCGATCGATGGCGGCGATCCTCGCTGCCATGAGCCTGTTCCAGATCTATCTGGGCGCGCTGGTGGCGGGTCTCGACGCAGGCTTCACCTACAATACCTGGCCGCTGATGGACGGAGCGATCATCCCGGGCGGACTGTTCGTGCAGCAACCGGCCTGGATCAACCTCTTCGAGAACCCGAAGACCGTACAATTCTTCCATCGTGCCGGCGCCTATCTGCTGTTCGCGCTGGCACTGGCGCATATGCTTGCTTCATTGCGGGCGGCGCCGGAAACGACGCACGCGCGACGCTCCGTGGTCCTCTTCGGCCTGGTGACGATCCAGGCGATGATCGGCATCACGACGCTCGTGCTTGAGGTGCCGATCGGTTGGGGCGTGCTGCACCAGGCAGGCGCGCTGGTCGTGCTCGGCTTCGCCATCGCGCATTGGCGCGGCTTCGTCGGCGAATATCCGAAATCGACGGCGATCGAGTTCCGCGACTGA
- the argC gene encoding N-acetyl-gamma-glutamyl-phosphate reductase → MKPKIFIDGEHGTTGLQIRTRMAGRTDVELLSIPEAERRNAAMREDLLNDADIAILCLPDDASREAVSMVAGNNRVRIIDTSTAHRVAPDWAYGFAEMDKAQPEKIREARHVANPGCYPTGAIALIRPLRQAGILPDGYPVTVNAVSGYTGGGKQMIAQMEDDQNPDHISAPHFLYGLTLKHKHVPEMKMHGLLERAPIFSPSVGRFPQGMIVQVPLYLDDLAAGATLESIHAALVEHYAGQSIVEVAPLAESAQLARIDATELAGKDTMKLFVFGTSGGTHVNLVALLDNLGKGASGAAVQNMDLMLSA, encoded by the coding sequence ATGAAACCGAAGATCTTCATCGATGGCGAACACGGCACCACCGGGCTGCAGATCCGCACCCGCATGGCCGGTCGTACGGATGTCGAACTGCTGTCGATCCCGGAAGCGGAACGCCGCAACGCCGCGATGCGCGAAGACCTGCTCAACGATGCCGACATCGCCATTCTCTGCCTGCCGGACGACGCGTCGCGCGAAGCCGTGTCCATGGTAGCCGGCAACAATCGCGTGCGCATCATCGATACGTCGACCGCGCATCGTGTCGCGCCCGACTGGGCCTATGGCTTTGCGGAAATGGACAAGGCGCAGCCGGAAAAGATCCGCGAAGCGCGTCACGTCGCCAACCCCGGCTGCTACCCGACGGGCGCCATCGCCCTGATCCGGCCATTACGCCAGGCCGGCATCCTGCCGGATGGCTACCCGGTCACCGTCAATGCGGTTTCCGGCTACACCGGCGGCGGCAAGCAGATGATCGCGCAGATGGAGGACGACCAGAATCCGGACCACATCAGCGCGCCACATTTCCTCTACGGGCTGACGCTCAAGCACAAGCATGTCCCGGAAATGAAGATGCACGGCCTGCTCGAACGCGCCCCGATCTTCTCGCCGTCCGTGGGGAGATTCCCGCAGGGGATGATCGTGCAGGTGCCGCTCTATCTCGATGACCTTGCCGCCGGCGCGACTCTGGAAAGCATTCATGCCGCGCTCGTCGAGCATTATGCCGGCCAGTCGATCGTCGAGGTCGCCCCGCTTGCCGAAAGCGCGCAGCTCGCCCGCATCGACGCGACGGAACTTGCAGGCAAGGACACAATGAAGCTTTTTGTCTTCGGGACGTCTGGCGGGACGCATGTGAACCTCGTCGCCCTGCTCGACAATCTCGGCAAGGGCGCGTCGGGCGCAGCGGTCCAGAATATGGACCTGATGCTTTCGGCCTGA